One segment of Nocardia farcinica DNA contains the following:
- a CDS encoding DUF6766 family protein, whose amino-acid sequence MKHFRRWGAVYVLVLLFLGSWLGQFFTQLAEFRSEQQEHGQPFLWNDYWASFFASTFENWQSEWLQLVFQAVLLLGAKHWLFRVDAEDLERIERKVDQMHSALGRLEARAPQP is encoded by the coding sequence ATGAAACACTTCCGTCGGTGGGGCGCGGTCTACGTGCTCGTCCTGCTGTTCCTGGGCTCCTGGCTGGGGCAGTTCTTCACCCAGCTCGCGGAGTTCCGCAGCGAGCAGCAGGAGCACGGGCAGCCGTTCCTGTGGAACGACTACTGGGCCTCGTTCTTCGCCAGCACCTTCGAGAACTGGCAGAGCGAGTGGCTGCAACTGGTCTTCCAGGCGGTGCTGCTGCTCGGCGCCAAGCATTGGCTGTTCCGCGTCGACGCCGAGGATCTGGAGCGGATCGAACGCAAGGTCGACCAGATGCACAGTGCCCTGGGACGTTTGGAGGCCCGGGCACCCCAGCCGTGA